A single window of Salvia splendens isolate huo1 chromosome 8, SspV2, whole genome shotgun sequence DNA harbors:
- the LOC121743734 gene encoding glycosyltransferase BC10-like yields the protein MQSRVGSVSILEEGQIPPRIIIHQRNNHLPLRLLLLFLLLGVGLVFLYVSMYTYGCIRIHDFSSSRIQTHQACVQRLASWTRPPLTLVHEMNDTELFSCASSSLNKLPSNRTPKIAFMFLTRGPLPLSPLWDKFFQGNDRLYSIYIHSSPTYDPDFDPSSPFYGRQIPSQVAEWGRMSMCDAERRLLANALLDVSNEWFVLVSEACIPLKNFSTIYTHISQSQLSFLGAFDEDSPNARGRYNWGMEPEVNLSDWRKGSQWFELSRKLAVEVVRDAFYYPKFKYFCRADSCYSDEHYLPTMLTLLSPRLLANRTLTWVDWSRGGPHPALYDVGELTENFFKDVVDGESCMYNNHTTNLCFMFLRKIAPSALDHLLSHSLEFFGF from the exons ATGCAATCTAGAGTGGGAAGTGTGAGCATATTAGAGGAAGGCCAAATTCCTCCAAGGATTATTATACACCAACGCAACAACCATCTGCCTCTTAGGCTGCTGCTTCTCTTCCTCTTGTTAGGAGTAGGCCTAGTGTTTCTCTATGTCAGTATGTATACATACGGCTGCATCCGCATCCACGACTTTTCCTCCTCCAGGATCCAGACCCACCAGGCCTGCGTTCAACGCTTGGCGAGCTGGACTAGGCCTCCATTGACCCTCGTGCACGAGATGAACGACACAGAGCTGTTTTCGTGCGCCTCATCATCGCTTAACAAGCTCCCCTCCAACAGGACTCCCAAGATTGCATTCATGTTCTTGACAAGGGGGCCTCTGCCCCTCTCCCCTCTCTGGGACAAGTTTTTCCAAGGCAACGACCGCCTTTACTCGATCTACATTCACTCCTCGCCTACCTATGATCCCGATTTTGACCCTTCTTCCCCCTTCTATGGCAGGCAGATACCTAGCCAG GTTGCTGAGTGGGGGAGGATGAGCATGTGTGACGCGGAGAGGCGCCTCCTTGCCAACGCGCTGCTGGATGTCTCGAACGAGTGGTTTGTGCTGGTGTCGGAAGCATGCATCCCACTGAAAAACTTCAGCACCATCTACACCCACATATCCCAATCCCAGTTGAGCTTCCTTGGGGCCTTTGATGAGGACAGTCCGAACGCCCGGGGGCGGTACAACTGGGGGATGGAGCCAGAGGTGAACCTCTCGGACTGGCGAAAGGGGTCCCAGTGGTTCGAGCTTAGCAGGAAGCTGGCAGTGGAGGTTGTGCGGGACGCCTTCTACTACCCGAAGTTTAAGTACTTCTGCAGGGCGGACAGCTGCTATAGTGATGAGCATTACCTGCCCACAATGCTGACCCTGCTGTCGCCGCGCCTCCTTGCCAACCGGACCCTCACGTGGGTCGACTGGTCCAGGGGCGGGCCCCACCCGGCCTTGTACGACGTGGGGGAGCTGACAGAGAACTTCTTCAAGGATGTTGTTGATGGTGAATCATGCATGTACAATAATCACACTACCAATCTATGTTTTATGTTTCTAAGGAAGATTGCTCCTTCTGCATTGGATCATTTGTTGAGCCATTCGTTGGAGTTTTTCGGATTTTGA